The following are encoded in a window of Deltaproteobacteria bacterium genomic DNA:
- a CDS encoding response regulator has product MRLRESKLWLSQTIEFLPDATFAIDAQGKVTIWNRAIEDLTGIPASEMLGKGDYAYAVPFYGKPRPVMIDLALTPDQEISGSYVFFQQEDRRLVSETYLADFQGRGPTWLWNTASTLYGPDGQVMGAIESIREITERKLAEAEKQSLEERLQRAEKMEALGTLAGGVAHDLNNVLGIIVGYSELLLYDVEPSSPLRPGLLNILGGSQKAAAIVQDLLTMARRGVSSRQVLNLNKIILDYQDSPEFENLCSYHSSVKIKTDLEPDLLNISGSSVHLGKALFNLVSNAGEAMPKGGTLTIKTSNQYLDRPIQGYDEVREGDYVVLSVSDTGEGIPADDLKRIFEPFYTKKVMGRSGTGLGLAVVWGTVKDHYGYINVQSEEGKGSTFTLYLPVTREEISTDPVRVSISEYMGNGESILIVDDVKGQRALAEEMLKKLNYTVKSVSSGDEAVAYLKAHTVDLLILDMIMDPGMDGLDTYKRILEIHPQQKAIIVSGFSESDRVHSTQTLGAGAYVKKPYIMEKMGLAVRKELDRIQ; this is encoded by the coding sequence ATGCGATTGCGGGAAAGTAAGCTGTGGCTGTCTCAGACTATCGAGTTTTTGCCCGATGCCACCTTCGCCATCGACGCCCAGGGCAAGGTCACCATCTGGAATCGGGCCATAGAAGATCTGACCGGCATCCCGGCTTCGGAAATGTTGGGGAAGGGCGACTATGCTTATGCCGTACCTTTTTATGGCAAACCCCGACCGGTTATGATCGACCTGGCCCTTACACCGGATCAGGAAATCTCAGGCAGTTATGTGTTCTTCCAGCAGGAGGACCGGCGGCTCGTATCCGAGACCTATCTCGCCGATTTTCAGGGACGGGGCCCCACCTGGCTGTGGAACACGGCTTCGACGCTTTATGGCCCTGATGGACAGGTCATGGGCGCCATCGAATCCATTCGGGAAATCACTGAGCGCAAGCTGGCGGAGGCTGAAAAACAAAGTCTGGAGGAGCGGCTGCAACGGGCGGAAAAGATGGAGGCCCTGGGGACCCTGGCAGGGGGCGTGGCCCACGATTTAAACAATGTTCTGGGTATTATTGTCGGCTATTCGGAATTACTCCTTTATGACGTAGAGCCGTCAAGCCCGCTCAGGCCCGGTCTTTTAAATATTCTGGGCGGAAGCCAGAAGGCCGCCGCGATTGTCCAGGATTTGCTGACCATGGCCAGAAGGGGGGTGTCCAGCCGGCAGGTCCTAAACCTGAATAAGATTATCCTCGATTATCAGGATTCCCCGGAATTCGAGAATCTGTGTTCCTACCATTCTTCGGTAAAGATCAAGACCGATCTTGAACCGGATCTCTTGAACATCTCCGGTTCTTCCGTACACCTCGGCAAGGCGTTATTCAATCTGGTCTCAAATGCCGGTGAGGCTATGCCGAAGGGCGGCACCCTGACTATTAAAACCTCCAATCAGTATCTGGACAGACCGATCCAGGGATATGATGAGGTCCGAGAGGGAGACTATGTGGTCCTTTCCGTATCCGATACCGGGGAAGGGATACCGGCGGATGATCTGAAACGCATTTTTGAGCCGTTTTATACCAAGAAGGTTATGGGAAGAAGCGGGACCGGATTAGGGCTGGCTGTGGTCTGGGGTACGGTGAAGGATCATTATGGTTACATTAACGTTCAGAGCGAAGAGGGAAAGGGAAGCACCTTTACCCTTTATTTGCCGGTGACCAGAGAAGAAATCTCCACAGATCCTGTCAGAGTCTCGATTTCCGAATATATGGGGAACGGCGAATCCATTCTGATTGTTGATGATGTCAAGGGGCAGCGTGCTCTGGCAGAAGAAATGCTCAAGAAATTGAATTATACCGTGAAAAGCGTCTCCAGCGGAGATGAGGCCGTGGCCTACCTGAAGGCGCATACGGTGGATCTCTTGATTTTGGACATGATCATGGATCCCGGTATGGACGGACTGGACACTTACAAAAGAATCCTTGAGATCCATCCCCAACAGAAGGCGATCATCGTCAGCGGTTTTTCGGAGTCGGATCGGGTCCATTCCACCCAGACTCTCGGTGCCGGTGCCTACGTGAAAAAACCATATATCATGGAAAAAATGGGACTGGCCGTGAGAAAAGAGTTGGACCGAATCCAATGA
- a CDS encoding MarR family transcriptional regulator has protein sequence MSSQWLKIAGQIRRVLNRSMFLEKRTILHHADLRLYPSEIHLLQVIKEGEDLSAGEMARKLGLSNGAVSQTLNRLEKKGVIKKTKDPALKNKVTATLNETGRGALKRFEEGQEATMKVFSSYLSGLSEKERRIIEGFLSRLEEFLKRLE, from the coding sequence ATGTCATCACAATGGCTAAAGATCGCCGGGCAGATCCGCCGGGTCCTAAACCGGTCCATGTTCCTGGAAAAACGGACCATTTTACATCATGCGGATCTCCGTCTTTATCCCTCGGAAATCCACCTGTTGCAGGTCATTAAAGAAGGAGAGGATCTGAGTGCCGGGGAAATGGCCCGGAAGTTGGGCCTCAGCAATGGCGCTGTTTCCCAGACCCTGAACCGGCTGGAAAAAAAAGGCGTTATCAAAAAAACCAAGGACCCGGCCCTTAAAAACAAGGTGACAGCCACCTTGAATGAGACCGGTAGGGGGGCCTTAAAACGATTTGAAGAAGGGCAGGAGGCAACGATGAAGGTTTTTTCCAGTTACCTGTCCGGATTATCGGAGAAGGAAAGAAGGATCATCGAGGGATTTCTTTCCCGCCTGGAGGAATTCCTGAAACGTCTGGAGTAG